In a single window of the Bacillus clarus genome:
- a CDS encoding TolB family protein, whose amino-acid sequence MKRFIVSSSSVFLFLFLLPVSISSAENDGVKVAFIRNHDLWIKVDEKEKQITKGEYITRPKWSHDGEWLAYAKGKAQNQLELYRIKDGKTVVLFQEEVGNYQWSPKENVIAFEFKCTLNTFHTEKKNAEFENVSSGVGDYAWYPDGKRFLVSSEAYLLPTGWTGAQLYEVQKDANMNPHKMKHLYALPNQHDDFLALVASGFRWSPDQKWISFLAVPTASWSADSNTLCLIREDGGRFEKVDQMLLNTEWFQWAPSKNILAYIEGSGRFALENKHLKVKELTALQQNTFTPKGYVDWNFTWKNDKVIIVSRAKETEISTPPEKRPLPSLYEVDSTNDEQYQITKPPNKQGDYNPTYMKKSNQLIWIRSDRKKADVWFAYSDGKHEKKWIKNIDVPEWYYEKWNWGDVISVKEE is encoded by the coding sequence ATGAAAAGGTTCATAGTAAGTAGTAGTAGTGTGTTTTTGTTTCTTTTTCTCCTTCCTGTATCTATTAGTAGCGCAGAAAATGATGGGGTGAAAGTTGCTTTTATTCGTAATCATGATCTTTGGATTAAAGTCGACGAGAAAGAAAAGCAAATAACAAAAGGAGAGTACATAACAAGGCCGAAATGGTCACATGATGGAGAGTGGCTTGCCTATGCAAAAGGAAAGGCACAAAATCAACTTGAATTGTATCGAATTAAAGATGGAAAAACAGTTGTTCTGTTTCAAGAAGAAGTAGGGAACTACCAATGGTCACCGAAAGAGAATGTCATTGCTTTTGAATTTAAATGTACGTTAAATACGTTCCATACTGAAAAAAAGAATGCAGAATTTGAAAATGTATCAAGTGGTGTCGGGGACTATGCCTGGTATCCAGATGGAAAAAGGTTTCTCGTATCCTCAGAAGCTTATTTGCTTCCAACAGGATGGACAGGGGCGCAGCTATATGAAGTACAAAAGGATGCAAACATGAATCCTCATAAGATGAAACATTTATATGCATTACCAAATCAGCATGATGACTTTTTAGCATTGGTTGCAAGTGGTTTTAGGTGGTCACCAGATCAAAAGTGGATTTCATTTTTAGCAGTTCCAACAGCTTCTTGGTCAGCTGATAGTAATACACTTTGTTTAATTCGAGAAGACGGAGGACGTTTTGAAAAAGTAGATCAAATGTTGTTAAACACAGAGTGGTTTCAATGGGCACCATCAAAAAATATATTAGCCTACATTGAAGGTAGCGGAAGATTTGCATTGGAGAATAAACATTTAAAAGTGAAAGAATTAACAGCCCTCCAGCAAAATACATTTACGCCGAAAGGATATGTCGACTGGAATTTTACATGGAAGAACGATAAAGTAATTATCGTTTCACGAGCAAAGGAGACAGAGATATCAACTCCGCCAGAAAAAAGACCGCTACCGTCTTTATACGAGGTGGATAGTACAAATGATGAACAATATCAAATTACAAAGCCACCGAATAAACAGGGGGATTATAATCCTACCTATATGAAGAAGAGTAACCAATTAATATGGATACGCTCTGACCGTAAAAAAGCAGATGTATGGTTTGCCTATAGTGATGGGAAACATGAAAAGAAGTGGATTAAAAATATAGATGTACCAGAGTGGTATTACGAGAAATGGAATTGGGGAGATGTCATCTCGGTGAAAGAAGAGTAA
- a CDS encoding MaoC/PaaZ C-terminal domain-containing protein: protein MSIKVGDTFKYERSFTEAEVLEFANLTGDKGRHHMEYDENGRLMVHGLLTASIGTKIGGELHYIARELVSEFIRPVFTGDTITCEITLTNIEQMEGYKKVAIESVYRNQLEKTVLVGNSYGIIRE, encoded by the coding sequence ATGAGTATAAAAGTTGGGGATACATTTAAATACGAAAGAAGTTTTACAGAAGCGGAAGTGCTTGAGTTTGCAAATCTTACGGGGGATAAAGGAAGGCACCATATGGAATATGATGAAAACGGGCGCCTTATGGTACATGGTTTATTGACTGCTAGCATCGGAACGAAGATAGGTGGGGAGTTACATTACATAGCAAGGGAGTTAGTAAGTGAGTTTATTAGGCCTGTGTTTACAGGGGATACGATTACTTGTGAAATAACTTTAACAAATATTGAACAAATGGAAGGGTATAAAAAAGTTGCGATAGAGTCAGTTTATCGAAATCAGCTAGAGAAAACAGTATTAGTCGGAAATAGTTATGGAATTATAAGAGAGTAA
- a CDS encoding ankyrin repeat domain-containing protein, with protein sequence MQTEERMTIELVREFVMAAHGDLEKVQELLAESPSLLHASYNWGGADWESALGAAAHVGRKDIARYLLEKGARMDIFTAAMLGELEIVQAILVAQPEALRASGPHGIPLLQHARMGGEEAQHVFEYVSALA encoded by the coding sequence ATGCAAACAGAGGAACGTATGACCATTGAATTAGTAAGAGAATTTGTTATGGCAGCTCATGGAGACTTAGAGAAAGTTCAAGAGCTTTTAGCAGAATCACCAAGTTTACTTCATGCTTCTTATAATTGGGGCGGAGCAGATTGGGAAAGTGCTTTAGGAGCAGCTGCGCATGTAGGACGAAAAGATATTGCACGTTATTTATTAGAAAAAGGAGCTCGTATGGATATTTTTACAGCTGCTATGCTTGGAGAACTTGAAATTGTACAGGCTATTTTAGTGGCACAACCAGAAGCGCTACGTGCATCTGGCCCGCATGGTATACCCCTACTTCAACATGCAAGAATGGGTGGCGAAGAAGCACAGCATGTTTTTGAATATGTATCAGCACTTGCTTAA
- a CDS encoding histidine phosphatase family protein, with protein sequence MKLIFVRHGEGEHTKDLSLSLQVENPQLTEEGVKQAFLLQSSLPLQKNDVLIVSPTIRTLQTAAIWSSEVLCRKIVHPYISPRIFPYREEAKTLPCDRLLNQQSIKELFPHFSLEESANELLWNEGINTISEKKLQQKVDEFIDWCYTLKAERICIVSHDGTITAYRQYLQKKMLTRGDFLKETGMYEMSL encoded by the coding sequence ATGAAATTAATTTTTGTTCGGCATGGTGAAGGAGAGCATACAAAAGATTTATCATTAAGCTTACAAGTGGAAAATCCACAATTGACGGAAGAAGGAGTGAAGCAAGCATTTTTGCTTCAAAGTAGTCTACCGTTACAAAAAAATGATGTATTAATTGTTAGCCCTACAATCCGAACGTTGCAAACCGCCGCAATATGGAGTTCGGAAGTTCTTTGTCGCAAAATCGTGCATCCGTATATTTCTCCCCGTATTTTCCCTTATCGAGAAGAAGCAAAAACATTGCCATGTGATCGATTGTTGAATCAACAGTCGATTAAAGAGTTATTTCCTCATTTTTCTTTAGAGGAAAGTGCAAATGAACTGTTATGGAATGAGGGGATTAATACAATCTCAGAAAAGAAATTACAGCAGAAAGTAGATGAGTTTATAGACTGGTGCTATACGCTAAAGGCAGAAAGAATTTGTATTGTATCCCATGACGGGACAATTACAGCATATAGGCAGTATTTACAAAAAAAAATGCTAACAAGAGGAGATTTTTTAAAAGAAACAGGTATGTATGAAATGAGCCTATAG
- a CDS encoding VOC family protein, whose amino-acid sequence MSFQLHPETTLGVVHLYVSNIKKSLEFYTEVLRLKVIQEEGTVVTFGSEKNEPLLIIEEKKDALPKQRGRTGLYHYAILLPSRQDLANILRHLVEKVYPLHGGADHYFSEALYLADPDGNGIEIYHDRQKEVWRDENGELPFVSNPLDGEGLLQQGSSWNGFPDGTVMGHVHFHVADLEEAKRFYVDGLGFEVTIPARNGALFVSAGGYHHHIGLNTWQGESVPQQMPNSVGLKYFTIVLADEKQKEQVCESLKYIGAVATYKDGILQVEDPFGHCIHFIVKGEA is encoded by the coding sequence ATGAGCTTTCAACTTCATCCCGAAACAACACTTGGTGTTGTTCATCTATACGTATCAAATATAAAGAAATCGCTAGAGTTTTACACAGAAGTACTACGATTGAAAGTAATTCAAGAAGAGGGAACGGTTGTAACATTCGGTAGTGAAAAGAATGAACCACTTCTTATAATAGAAGAAAAGAAAGATGCTCTTCCAAAACAAAGAGGTCGAACTGGTTTATACCATTATGCAATTTTATTACCGAGTAGACAGGACTTAGCAAATATTCTTCGTCATCTTGTAGAGAAAGTGTATCCGCTGCATGGCGGGGCAGATCATTACTTTAGTGAAGCTCTTTATTTAGCTGATCCAGATGGAAATGGGATTGAAATTTATCATGATCGTCAAAAAGAAGTTTGGCGTGACGAAAATGGAGAGCTACCGTTTGTTAGTAACCCATTAGATGGTGAAGGATTATTGCAACAAGGAAGTTCATGGAATGGATTCCCAGATGGTACTGTGATGGGGCACGTTCATTTCCATGTAGCTGATTTAGAAGAAGCGAAGCGTTTCTATGTTGACGGTCTTGGATTTGAAGTAACGATTCCGGCTCGTAATGGTGCATTATTTGTATCAGCAGGTGGTTATCATCACCATATCGGTTTAAATACGTGGCAAGGTGAAAGTGTACCACAGCAAATGCCAAATTCCGTTGGCTTAAAATATTTCACGATCGTACTAGCAGATGAAAAACAAAAAGAGCAAGTATGTGAAAGCTTAAAATATATTGGCGCAGTTGCTACGTATAAAGATGGAATATTACAAGTCGAGGATCCATTTGGACATTGCATTCACTTCATAGTAAAAGGAGAAGCCTAA
- a CDS encoding GNAT family N-acetyltransferase: MEIVKLNKSDIPDLLSLCESVGWLQHKAFMREQFNMYLSIGTLIGCIHENRLIATGGVFPFEHGFSSIGMLIVHPKFQRQGVGRMLLNNCLQLAHPSLPILLIATKAGVPLYQSYNFKTITSVHRFERHAMRTSTTPFSIKQIQQTDLNSLISVDQAATGAYRSKLYSLLLSRVTYSFKIERNHQIEAFALCIRKGDTLCITPLISRQKEDAVQLLQIICESWNGTIRIDVPHEQFAFRKFLQRENFQETLLSPLMIKNGSQLSGNHNMLFAMIDAALC, translated from the coding sequence ATGGAAATAGTAAAACTAAATAAATCTGACATTCCGGATCTACTCTCTCTTTGCGAATCTGTCGGATGGTTGCAGCATAAAGCGTTTATGAGAGAACAATTTAATATGTATCTCTCAATAGGAACATTAATAGGATGTATACACGAAAATAGACTAATTGCTACTGGTGGAGTATTTCCTTTTGAACATGGTTTTTCTTCTATCGGTATGTTAATTGTCCATCCTAAATTTCAGCGACAAGGCGTGGGTCGCATGTTATTAAATAACTGCTTACAACTAGCCCATCCATCTCTTCCTATTCTTCTTATCGCAACAAAGGCTGGCGTACCTTTATATCAATCATATAACTTTAAAACAATAACATCGGTTCATCGCTTTGAAAGACATGCTATGCGCACATCTACGACGCCTTTTTCTATAAAACAAATTCAACAAACTGATCTTAACTCTCTCATTTCTGTTGATCAGGCGGCAACAGGAGCTTATCGCTCAAAACTCTATTCATTATTACTTTCTCGAGTAACTTACTCATTTAAAATAGAACGAAATCATCAAATAGAAGCTTTTGCCCTATGTATACGAAAAGGGGACACATTATGTATTACTCCACTTATCTCAAGACAAAAAGAAGATGCGGTGCAGTTATTACAAATTATTTGTGAATCTTGGAATGGGACAATTCGTATCGATGTTCCTCATGAACAATTCGCATTTCGTAAATTTCTTCAAAGAGAAAATTTCCAAGAAACACTTCTTTCACCTCTTATGATAAAAAATGGAAGTCAACTTTCTGGAAATCATAATATGCTATTTGCTATGATAGATGCAGCATTATGTTAG
- a CDS encoding 4a-hydroxytetrahydrobiopterin dehydratase has translation MMLRLTNEEVQEELAKLDKWVVKDEKWIERKYMFSDYLKGVEFVSEAAKLSEEHNHHPFILIQYKAVIITLSSWNAKGLTKLDFDLAKQFDELFLLNEKAIIRK, from the coding sequence ATGATGCTACGATTAACTAACGAAGAGGTACAAGAGGAATTAGCGAAACTAGATAAATGGGTAGTGAAAGACGAAAAATGGATTGAAAGAAAATATATGTTTTCCGACTACTTAAAAGGAGTCGAATTTGTCTCTGAAGCCGCCAAACTATCAGAAGAACATAATCACCACCCATTTATCCTTATCCAGTATAAAGCAGTCATTATTACTTTGTCATCATGGAATGCAAAAGGCTTAACAAAACTAGACTTTGATCTTGCAAAACAATTTGATGAACTTTTTTTACTAAATGAAAAAGCGATTATACGAAAATAA
- a CDS encoding GNAT family N-acetyltransferase produces MYIYHNGLIIREGTSGVPAYAIKTLFEDAGWSNDSIPSWQIEKFTIAFENSTWAFTIWDEEEMIAMVRVISDQVMVANIVDLVVKCEYRGKGLGKKLVALCLQKLPHGDWFAHTSANNFDFYRSCGLEVRELSRNGTCAYYGYQVAKKEGHR; encoded by the coding sequence GTGTATATTTATCATAATGGTCTCATTATTCGAGAAGGAACGAGCGGGGTACCAGCTTATGCAATTAAAACATTATTTGAAGATGCGGGATGGAGTAACGATAGCATTCCATCTTGGCAAATCGAAAAATTTACAATCGCATTTGAAAATTCAACATGGGCTTTTACGATCTGGGATGAGGAAGAAATGATTGCAATGGTAAGAGTCATTTCTGATCAAGTTATGGTTGCTAATATAGTAGATTTAGTTGTGAAGTGTGAATATAGGGGAAAAGGATTAGGGAAGAAACTTGTGGCTCTCTGTTTACAAAAGCTTCCGCACGGTGATTGGTTTGCACATACATCTGCTAATAATTTTGATTTTTATCGTAGTTGTGGCTTAGAAGTCAGGGAATTATCCAGAAATGGAACTTGTGCGTACTATGGTTATCAAGTAGCGAAAAAAGAAGGACATCGATAA
- a CDS encoding DoxX family protein, with the protein MVIQFLRENKAVSFVLAVIRVYLGYKWLMAGIGKLQGKGFDATGYLQGAIEKSKGAQPAVQSWWASFLQDFAIPNVDMFNTLVTWGEILVGIGLIVGCLTKTAVFFGLVMNFSYMFSGSIGVNPEMVILSMFILVAGMNAGKLGADGWIVPKVLGSKTQKRQKQAA; encoded by the coding sequence ATGGTTATTCAATTTTTAAGAGAAAACAAAGCAGTTTCTTTTGTATTAGCAGTGATTCGAGTTTATCTTGGATATAAGTGGTTAATGGCGGGAATCGGTAAACTACAAGGAAAAGGATTCGATGCTACTGGGTATTTACAAGGCGCAATTGAAAAGTCAAAAGGAGCGCAACCAGCTGTTCAATCTTGGTGGGCGTCATTTTTACAAGATTTTGCAATTCCGAATGTTGATATGTTTAATACGCTTGTAACATGGGGAGAAATTTTAGTTGGAATAGGGTTAATTGTAGGTTGTTTAACAAAAACAGCTGTCTTTTTTGGTCTTGTAATGAACTTTTCCTATATGTTTAGTGGGTCAATAGGTGTGAATCCAGAAATGGTTATCTTATCTATGTTCATTCTTGTTGCTGGTATGAACGCTGGAAAACTGGGAGCGGATGGATGGATTGTACCAAAAGTATTAGGATCCAAAACTCAAAAGCGCCAAAAACAAGCTGCTTAA
- a CDS encoding helix-turn-helix domain-containing protein yields MNIGSAIREIRQRRGITIAQICEGTGLSKGFMSQVENNKTSPSISTLETISNFLNVPLPYLLLEQKDRMKIVKKEERKYSVYGKDEQRIEHVAEQSGLRLSLVEIPAGFPKENSPNAHEGEECHLVLRGKLEVQHGEDIAIVEEGDSFSWNACVPHIVRNIGEESALLLISSYAENRKRVY; encoded by the coding sequence ATGAATATCGGTTCTGCAATACGCGAAATTCGTCAACGCAGAGGCATCACAATCGCCCAAATTTGTGAAGGGACAGGACTTTCTAAAGGCTTTATGAGTCAAGTTGAAAATAATAAAACATCACCTTCTATTTCAACTTTAGAAACCATTTCAAACTTTTTAAATGTTCCTCTTCCATATTTATTGTTAGAACAAAAAGATCGCATGAAAATTGTAAAAAAAGAAGAACGTAAATACAGTGTGTACGGAAAAGATGAACAAAGAATTGAGCATGTCGCAGAACAAAGTGGACTTCGCTTATCTTTAGTAGAAATTCCCGCTGGTTTTCCGAAAGAAAACTCCCCAAATGCTCATGAAGGCGAAGAATGTCATCTTGTATTACGTGGAAAATTAGAAGTACAACACGGTGAAGACATTGCAATTGTAGAAGAAGGTGATTCCTTCTCTTGGAATGCGTGTGTGCCTCATATCGTCCGCAATATTGGAGAGGAATCTGCATTGTTACTTATCTCTAGTTATGCAGAAAATCGAAAACGCGTTTACTAA
- a CDS encoding aromatic amino acid hydroxylase codes for MTKKTEIPSHLKPFVSTQHYDQYTPVNHAVWRYIMRQNHSFLKDVAHPAYVNGLQSSGINIDAIPMVEEMNECLAPSGWGAVTIDGLIPGVAFFDFQGHGLLPIATDIRKVENIEYTPAPDIVHEAAGHAPILLDPTYAKYVKRFGQIGAKAFSTKEEHDAFEAVRTLTIVKESPTSTPEEVVAAENAVIEKQKLVSGLSEAEQISRLFWWTVEYGLIGNIDNPKIYGAGLLSSVGESKHCLTAAVEKVPFSIEACTGTTYDVTKMQPQLFVCESFEELTEALEKFSETMAFKTGGTEGLEKAIRSENHATTELSSGLQITGTFTETIKNDTGEVIYMRTNTPTALAIHNKQLANHSTSVHKDGFGTPVGLLDGNIALEDCTEEKLQSLGITIGNCAELSFASGVHVKGTVTDIVKNDKKIALISFTDCTVTHTDRLLFDASWGAFDMAVGSTITSVFPGAADVAAFFPMDEEVPETPAPLTLTELDRMYQTVRDIRNETTLQDAHVDRLVAIQEVLNKFYPKEWLLRLEILELLLQHKKGHETSTALVEQLSTFTNDEAVTRLINNGLALLPIKDVKNDATIN; via the coding sequence ATGACAAAGAAAACAGAAATTCCATCACATTTAAAACCATTTGTATCCACACAGCACTACGATCAATACACACCGGTGAATCACGCTGTTTGGCGTTACATTATGAGACAAAATCATAGCTTTTTAAAAGATGTTGCACATCCCGCCTATGTTAACGGACTACAATCATCTGGTATTAATATAGATGCAATCCCAATGGTAGAAGAAATGAATGAATGTTTAGCACCAAGCGGCTGGGGCGCCGTAACGATTGACGGTCTTATTCCCGGCGTAGCTTTCTTTGATTTCCAAGGTCACGGTTTATTACCAATTGCAACAGATATTCGCAAAGTAGAAAATATCGAATATACACCAGCACCTGATATCGTTCATGAAGCAGCAGGACACGCACCGATTTTACTTGATCCTACATATGCAAAATATGTAAAACGCTTTGGACAAATTGGAGCGAAAGCTTTCTCCACAAAAGAAGAACATGATGCTTTTGAAGCTGTTCGTACATTAACGATCGTAAAAGAAAGTCCTACTTCCACTCCTGAAGAAGTTGTAGCTGCTGAAAATGCTGTAATTGAAAAACAAAAGCTTGTTTCTGGTTTATCAGAAGCAGAACAAATTTCACGTCTTTTCTGGTGGACAGTCGAGTATGGTCTAATTGGTAATATAGACAATCCAAAAATTTACGGCGCTGGCCTCCTCTCCTCTGTTGGTGAAAGCAAGCACTGTTTAACAGCTGCTGTAGAAAAGGTTCCATTCTCAATTGAAGCTTGCACAGGGACAACTTATGACGTGACAAAAATGCAGCCACAGCTATTTGTTTGTGAATCATTTGAAGAGTTGACTGAGGCACTTGAGAAGTTCTCTGAAACGATGGCATTCAAAACAGGTGGCACAGAAGGATTAGAAAAAGCAATTCGCTCCGAAAATCATGCTACAACTGAGTTAAGTAGCGGATTACAAATTACAGGTACATTTACTGAGACAATTAAAAATGATACTGGTGAAGTCATTTACATGAGAACAAATACACCAACTGCATTAGCAATTCATAATAAACAATTAGCAAATCACTCTACATCTGTACACAAAGATGGATTTGGTACACCAGTCGGATTACTAGATGGTAATATCGCATTAGAAGATTGTACAGAAGAAAAGTTACAGTCATTAGGCATTACAATCGGAAATTGTGCAGAACTTTCCTTCGCAAGTGGTGTTCATGTAAAAGGAACAGTAACAGACATTGTAAAGAACGATAAAAAGATTGCTCTTATCTCATTTACAGATTGCACCGTTACTCATACAGATCGTTTATTATTTGACGCTTCATGGGGAGCATTTGATATGGCTGTTGGTTCAACAATTACTTCTGTATTCCCAGGTGCAGCAGATGTGGCAGCATTTTTCCCAATGGATGAAGAAGTACCAGAAACTCCAGCACCCCTTACATTAACTGAGCTTGACCGTATGTATCAAACAGTTCGAGATATTCGAAACGAAACTACCTTACAAGACGCTCATGTCGATCGATTAGTAGCAATTCAAGAAGTGCTAAATAAATTCTATCCAAAAGAATGGTTGCTTCGTCTTGAAATTTTAGAATTACTTTTACAACATAAAAAAGGACATGAAACATCAACAGCATTAGTAGAGCAACTTTCTACTTTCACAAATGACGAAGCTGTAACACGCCTTATTAATAATGGACTTGCATTACTTCCAATAAAGGATGTGAAAAATGATGCTACGATTAACTAA
- a CDS encoding DUF4023 domain-containing protein — MSNSNDFLDTLHEKQAKDEQNRKRQGNGNPAKKKPNKTHK; from the coding sequence ATGAGTAACTCAAATGATTTTTTAGATACATTACATGAAAAACAAGCAAAAGATGAACAAAATAGAAAGCGTCAAGGGAACGGAAACCCTGCGAAAAAAAAGCCAAACAAGACACATAAATAA
- a CDS encoding alpha/beta fold hydrolase, producing the protein MKRLSYYMVGCLTLTLLVGCSAAEKPVEQVKQVKNTITAKLTTEEKMVEIDGQTIYFKQIGSKKPPLLMIHGFGGSSDGFQKIYSDLAKNHTIISVDALGFGHSSKPMDFYYSFPTHANLYYKLMKKLGYDKFAILGHSMGGEISLNLTYLYPDAVTHLILTDATGGPHTLVNKQGSPKPQLSTDLSTVSTITDYDESKVKFKRNDEEHYNKMKLWPRRLKINANEIKLPTLIIWGRNDSSVSWKEGETYHQFLKNSTFHIIDKGYHAPFRQEPEEFVGYVKDFFEKNPIQTEK; encoded by the coding sequence TTGAAGCGGCTTAGCTATTATATGGTGGGTTGCCTTACTCTTACATTATTAGTAGGATGTAGCGCAGCAGAAAAACCAGTAGAACAAGTGAAACAAGTAAAAAATACAATTACTGCAAAATTAACTACGGAAGAAAAAATGGTTGAAATAGATGGACAAACTATTTATTTTAAGCAAATTGGTAGTAAGAAACCACCTTTACTTATGATTCATGGATTTGGTGGGTCATCGGATGGATTCCAAAAGATTTACTCTGATTTAGCAAAAAATCATACAATTATTTCTGTTGATGCTTTAGGTTTTGGACATTCATCTAAACCGATGGATTTCTATTATTCTTTCCCAACTCATGCAAACTTATATTATAAATTAATGAAAAAACTAGGTTATGATAAATTCGCGATACTCGGTCACTCAATGGGTGGAGAAATTTCTCTTAATTTAACATACTTATATCCTGATGCAGTTACTCATCTTATTTTGACAGATGCTACAGGAGGCCCTCATACATTGGTGAATAAACAAGGGTCACCAAAACCACAATTGTCGACTGATTTAAGTACAGTTTCTACTATTACCGACTATGATGAAAGTAAAGTGAAATTTAAACGAAATGATGAAGAACATTACAATAAGATGAAATTATGGCCTAGACGCCTCAAAATTAATGCTAACGAAATAAAACTCCCAACTTTAATTATTTGGGGCAGAAATGACAGTAGTGTTTCTTGGAAAGAAGGAGAAACTTATCATCAATTCTTGAAAAATAGCACTTTCCATATTATAGACAAAGGTTACCATGCACCATTTCGTCAAGAACCAGAAGAATTTGTAGGCTATGTAAAAGATTTCTTTGAAAAGAACCCTATTCAAACAGAGAAATAA
- a CDS encoding delta-aminolevulinic acid dehydratase yields the protein MNIALIVGDNSDLEAQSLRSTLEYFGARVVTYWIGRPRDFVEVLSGKSLYQDMHYIVFCFHGDEGEFIMGELGEAVYEEDEPRGYFGAPEIKRYAKLHNTYIVNNGCALGEPKLAEAFLNSGVKAYIGAIDYVDGNAALMFTIRLFYGLINHKRTLEYAFQEARLVDKETHTFQLYK from the coding sequence TTGAACATCGCATTAATAGTTGGCGACAATTCTGATTTAGAGGCACAGTCGCTTCGATCGACACTTGAATATTTTGGGGCAAGAGTTGTTACATACTGGATTGGTAGGCCGAGAGATTTTGTAGAAGTTCTCTCAGGTAAGAGCTTATATCAAGATATGCATTATATTGTTTTTTGCTTTCATGGTGATGAGGGGGAATTTATAATGGGGGAATTAGGTGAGGCTGTTTATGAAGAAGATGAACCGAGAGGATACTTTGGCGCACCAGAAATTAAGCGATATGCAAAATTGCATAATACATATATTGTAAATAATGGTTGTGCGTTAGGAGAGCCAAAATTAGCGGAAGCGTTTTTAAACAGTGGTGTAAAAGCATATATTGGAGCGATAGATTATGTGGATGGAAATGCAGCACTTATGTTTACCATTCGTTTATTTTACGGGCTTATTAATCATAAAAGAACGTTAGAGTATGCTTTTCAAGAAGCAAGGTTAGTTGATAAGGAGACCCATACATTTCAACTATATAAGTAG
- a CDS encoding DoxX family protein, protein MNQHIGNLIIRIVLGVTFFMHGLTKFQSGIDNIAGWFTSIGLPGGLAYGVATVELVGGLLLILGLGVRYIGLLFALVMIGAIVKVKWSAGLLGDGKNPGFELELALLAMGAYLFVAKADGFVDNFLKAKVLKKD, encoded by the coding sequence ATGAATCAACATATCGGTAACTTAATTATTCGTATCGTGTTAGGCGTAACGTTCTTTATGCACGGTTTAACAAAATTCCAATCAGGAATTGACAATATTGCAGGGTGGTTTACAAGTATTGGTTTACCAGGAGGACTTGCATACGGTGTAGCAACAGTAGAATTAGTTGGGGGTCTATTATTAATTCTAGGTTTAGGTGTAAGATATATCGGTCTATTATTTGCATTAGTTATGATTGGAGCAATCGTAAAAGTGAAATGGTCGGCTGGTTTATTAGGGGATGGAAAGAATCCTGGATTTGAGTTAGAGCTTGCATTATTAGCAATGGGTGCGTACTTATTTGTTGCGAAAGCTGACGGTTTTGTAGATAATTTCTTAAAAGCGAAAGTGTTAAAAAAAGACTAA
- a CDS encoding GNAT family N-acetyltransferase, protein MGRSRDMFHTDRLQFRKYTINDLEFYASLWGNDKVMRYIGNGTLKTYMQCKKSLEEWVLPNYKNGLGLFLMIEKDTGIPIGHAGLVRQQVDGKEEIEIGYWLLPEHWGKGYAKEAAAAFRDYGFQALRIKKLISLINPNHPASIFVARKTGLSYEKTASFHGKDILVYSITRTG, encoded by the coding sequence ATGGGAAGGAGCAGAGACATGTTCCATACAGATCGTTTACAGTTTCGCAAATATACAATAAATGATTTAGAGTTTTATGCATCTTTATGGGGAAATGATAAAGTAATGCGTTATATTGGAAATGGAACCCTAAAAACATATATGCAATGTAAAAAAAGTTTAGAGGAATGGGTTCTTCCTAATTATAAAAATGGTCTAGGTTTATTTTTAATGATTGAAAAGGATACGGGAATACCAATTGGACATGCAGGGCTTGTGAGGCAGCAAGTAGATGGAAAAGAAGAAATTGAAATAGGATATTGGCTACTTCCAGAACATTGGGGAAAAGGATATGCAAAAGAAGCGGCGGCAGCATTTCGAGATTACGGTTTTCAGGCATTACGAATAAAGAAGCTGATTTCTCTTATTAATCCAAACCATCCTGCCTCTATATTTGTAGCAAGGAAAACAGGGCTTAGCTATGAAAAAACAGCATCATTTCATGGGAAAGATATTCTTGTTTATTCTATTACAAGGACGGGATGA